The following coding sequences lie in one Glycine soja cultivar W05 chromosome 16, ASM419377v2, whole genome shotgun sequence genomic window:
- the LOC114391259 gene encoding abscisic acid 8'-hydroxylase 3-like, which yields MIMSLEPSGEEQEKFRSNFKIISSSFASLPFKLPGTAFHRGIKARDRMYEMLDSTISRRRSGQEFQQDFLGSLVMKHSKEDGEEDENKLTDKQLKDNILTLLVAGHDTTAAALTWLIKFLGENPIVLEQLREEHRQIVINRKSGTDHTWAEVNNMPYTAKVISETLRRATILPWFSRKASQDFEIDGYKIKKGWSVNLDVVSIHHDPEVFPDPEKFDPSRFDETLRPFSFLGFGSGPRMCPGMNLAKLEICVFIHHLVNRYNWRPLEKDNSVQPTLVRMPKNKYPIIVEALGHDSSRNYKQTTEEKIAQKNVVYEQNHCIFIVAAWREIMNQIMLYYL from the exons ATGATCATGAGTTTAGAGCCTTCTGGGGAGGAACAGGAAAAGTTTAGGTCAAATTTTAAGATTATCTCTTCCTCATTTGCCTCTTTGCCATTTAAACTTCCAGGGACAGCATTCCATCGTGGTATCAAG GCTCGGGATAGGATGTATGAGATGTTGGATTCTACAATTTCGCGGAGGAGAAGTGGCCAAGAATTTCAGCAGGATTTCTTAGGATCCTTAGTTATGAAACATAGCAAAGAagatggagaagaagatgaaaataaacTCACAGATAAACAATTGAAGGATAATATATTAACTCTGCTGGTTGCAGGCCATGATACCACAGCAGCTGCTCTTACATGGCTCATCAAATTTCTTGGTGAAAATCCAATTGTTTTGGAACAATTGAGA GAGGAACACAGACAAATTGTCATCAACAGAAAGAGTGGAACAGATCATACTTGGGCTGAAGTTAATAACATGCCTTACACGGCTAAA GTGATCAGCGAAACACTTCGAAGAGCCACAATACTACCTTGGTTTTCAAGAAAGGCATCCCAGGATTTTGAAATTGATG gttataaaattaagaaaggtTGGTCTGTCAACCTAGATGTTGTTTCTATACACCATGACCCCGAAGTTTTCCCAGATCCTGAAAAGTTTGATCCCTCTAGATTTGAT GAAACCCTGAGGCCTTTCAGTTTTCTTGGATTTGGTAGTGGACCACGCATGTGTCCTGGAATGAACCTTGCCAAGCTAGAAATTTGTGTTTTCATCCATCATCTTGTCAACAGATACAA TTGGAGACCTCTGGAGAAAGACAATTCTGTGCAACCAACGCTTGTAAGGATGCCAAAGAACAAGTATCCTATTATAGTTGAAGCACTAGGACACGATTCCTCCAGAAACTACAAACAAACAACagaagaaaagatagcacagAAAAATGTTGTATATGAACAGAATCATTGTATCTTTATTGTTGCTGCATGGAGAGAAATTATGAACCAAATCATGCTTTATTACTTGTGA